The nucleotide sequence TTTTTCAGGATGAAACTGTGTTGCAAAAATATTATTTTTATGCACAGCAATCGGAAGTTCAGTTCCATATTCAGTTACAGCGGATATAATTTCCTTATCTTTTGGATTAATATAATATGAATGAACAAAATACATATATGGTTCTTCACTTAATCCTTGAAAAATAGGACAGTTTTTGTCGTACTTTATTGAATTCCAGCCTATATGAGGAATTTTAAGGCTGCCCTGTTTTGAAATCTTGATACAATTTCCATCAAATATTTTGAGACCGGGTTCATTAGGTGATTCCTCACTTGTTTCAAATAAAAGCTGGAGCCCAAGGCATATTCCCAAAAAAGGTACGTTATTTTCTATAACTTGATGTATACACTGAGTTAGATAAGCTTTATTAATAGAATTCATACAGTCGCCGAAAGCACCGACGCCGGGAAGAATTACCTTGTCTGCAGAAATTATTTCATCCGGTTTTGAGGTTATTTTAGCTTTAAATCCCAAAAATTCCAAAGCTTTTTCTACAGACCGAAGATTGCCGGCTCCATAATCAATAATCGCTATCATCGTGATCTCCTTAAAGTTTTGTCAATATAATATGAATTCAATTATACTATTTTATAATAATTATTTCAAGAGTAATTGAGAAAAATATTGCTGTAATTTTACATAATTCGTTGACTTAAACAGTAAAATATTACTTGCCATATCATTTGGTTTGTAGTATAATGACAAAAGGTATAATTTACTATAATGACGTTTATTACTGAAATCAGGTGACAGAAAATGAAAGTATTATTTATGGGAACGCCGGATTTTGCGGTGCCTTGTCTTGAATCAATCATTAAAAGTGAAAATAATAATGTTATTGGAGTTGTAACACAGCCTGATAAACCAAAAGGAAGAGGTCATAAGCTTCAGCCTACACCTGTTAAAGCAAAAGCAGTTGAATATAATATACCTGTGTTTCAGCCGGAAACTTTAAAAAATAG is from Monoglobus pectinilyticus and encodes:
- the hisH gene encoding imidazole glycerol phosphate synthase subunit HisH → MIAIIDYGAGNLRSVEKALEFLGFKAKITSKPDEIISADKVILPGVGAFGDCMNSINKAYLTQCIHQVIENNVPFLGICLGLQLLFETSEESPNEPGLKIFDGNCIKISKQGSLKIPHIGWNSIKYDKNCPIFQGLSEEPYMYFVHSYYINPKDKEIISAVTEYGTELPIAVHKNNIFATQFHPEKSGNEGLKVLKNFGNL